A part of Arachis hypogaea cultivar Tifrunner chromosome 12, arahy.Tifrunner.gnm2.J5K5, whole genome shotgun sequence genomic DNA contains:
- the LOC112728563 gene encoding uncharacterized protein At5g01610 translates to MAPITAIFLFLLLSPLLTTSSVAGEPTAYEALASYDFPSGILPEGITGYELDESTGKFRAFLNGTCSFSLEGSYELSYKSTISGIISKDKLTELNGVSVKVLFFWLNIVEVVRNGDELDFSVGIASASFPLDNFFVSPRCGCGLNCDDDDDFRVRKLKLRNPSVSSS, encoded by the coding sequence ATGGCTCCGATCACCGCCatttttctcttcctcctcctctctccGCTGCTCACCACTTCCTCCGTCGCCGGAGAACCTACCGCATACGAGGCTCTCGCGAGCTACGATTTCCCCTCGGGAATTCTCCCTGAAGGCATAACCGGCTACGAACTCGACGAATCCACGGGCAAATTCCGCGCGTTCCTCAACGGAACCTGCAGCTTCTCTCTGGAAGGTTCCTACGAGCTTAGCTACAAATCAACGATCAGTGGCATTATCTCGAAAGACAAGCTAACGGAGCTCAACGGCGTCTCCGTTAAGGTCCTCTTCTTCTGGCTTAACATCGTCGAGGTTGTGCGTAACGGCGACGAGCTCGATTTCTCCGTTGGAATCGCCTCCGCTTCGTTCCCGCTCGATAACTTCTTCGTGTCGCCAAGGTGCGGTTGCGGATTGAACTGCGACGACGACGACGATTTCCGAGTGAGGAAGCTTAAGTTGAGGAATCCATCGGTTTCGTCATCgtag
- the LOC112728562 gene encoding uncharacterized protein At5g01610, protein MGTINFQAKPISRNLIFLTTLILIFISTPSLSSNEENTTTLTAYDVLQKFNFPIGLLPNGVLSYELDPSTGNFKAYLDGTCTFKIESYDLNYKSTITGVITKNKISNLSGIQVKVLFLWLNIVSVTRVDDELQFSVGIASADFAVSNFYESPTCGCGFDCVNLANKVINHGNMSSHDYVMSS, encoded by the coding sequence atgggtaCTATCAATTTTCAAGCAAAACCCATATCCCGAAATCTAATATTTCTCACAACCTTGATCTTGATCTTCATCTCAACCCCATCATTATCCTCTAATGAAGAAAACACAACCACCTTAACTGCTTATGATGTTCTTCAAAAATTCAACTTCCCAATTGGGCTTCTCCCAAACGGTGTTCTAAGCTACGAATTAGACCCTTCCACGGGTAACTTCAAAGCTTACTTAGATGGCACTTGCACGTTCAAGATTGAGTCCTATGATTTGAACTATAAGTCAACCATAACAGGTGTCATCACCAAGAACAAGATCTCTAACTTAAGTGGTATTCAGGTTAAGGTTTTGTTCCTTTGGTTGAACATTGTGTCGGTGACACGTGTTGACGATGAGTTACAATTCTCGGTTGGGATTGCATCTGCTGATTTTGCGGTTAGTAATTTCTATGAGTCTCCCACTTGTGGTTGTGGATTTGATTGTGTAAATTTGGCTAATAAGGTCATTAATCATGGGAACATGTCATCACATGATTATGTTATGTCTTCTTAA
- the LOC112729458 gene encoding indole-3-acetic acid-induced protein ARG2-like: MASSFFTNNVKFLSAHVLGGFSISLITRRTYAVATAQSVASGGRATISGSKMGPATVEEKVAIAKKVSWMPDTVTGYYKPENTNEIDVAELRASLLTKKFNH, translated from the exons atggCTAGCTCTTTTTTCACTAATAATGTGAAGTTTCTCTCTGCTCATGTTCTTGGAGGATTCTCCATCTCTCTTATTACCAG ACGTACGTACGCGGTGGCAACAGCACAAAGTGTAGCAAGCGGAGGAAGAGCCACCATAAGTGGCAGCAAAATGGGGCCGGCGACGGTGGAAGAAAAGGTGGCAATTGCTAAAAAGGTGTCATGGATGCCGGACACAGTCACCGGTTACTACAAACCAGAAAACACCAATGAGATCGATGTTGCTGAGCTCAGAGCTTCACTTTTGACCAAAAAATTCAAccattaa
- the LOC112728564 gene encoding uncharacterized protein At5g01610, with protein sequence MSSITTKFLFSLLFFLFSLKSSSSHASSIHEDEKLSAYDVLQQYGFPVGLLPKGIIGYALNKETGEFAAYMDATCSFSIEGYTLKYKSTITGVITQGRLYNLKGVSVKILLLWLNIVEVKRDGDEIQFSVGIASANFGVENFYESPQCGCGFDCVTVNTLPLSSI encoded by the coding sequence ATGTCTTCAATCACCACCAAATTCCTCTtctcccttctcttcttcctcttctctctcaaatcatcatcatcacatgCTTCTTCAATTCACGAAGATGAGAAGCTATCAGCCTATGATGTTCTCCAACAATACGGTTTCCCTGTCGGTCTTCTCCCAAAGGGTATAATTGGGTATGCACTCAACAAAGAAACCGGCGAGTTCGCTGCATACATGGATGCCACGTGTTCGTTTTCTATTGAAGGTTACACCCTAAAGTACAAGTCCACCATAACCGGTGTTATAACACAAGGTAGGCTCTATAATCTTAAGGGTGTTAGTGTTAAGATTCTTCTCTTGTGGCTCAACATAGTTGAAGTCAAACGTGACGGCGATGAGATTCAATTCTCTGTTGGTATTGCTTCTGCCAATTTTGGAGTTGAAAATTTCTATGAGAGTCCTCAGTGTGGCTGTGGATTCGATTGTGTCACTGTTAACACTCTTCCCCTCTCTTCAATTTAA
- the LOC112728561 gene encoding indole-3-acetic acid-induced protein ARG2, which produces MARSFSAVKASISSLITRQGYATTAQSAVRGGAATISGGKMGPKTTEEKAAAAEKVSWVPDPVTGYYKPENIKDIDVADLRATLLTKKFNH; this is translated from the exons ATGGCTCGTTCTTTCTCTGCTGTGAAGGCTTCCatttcttctcttattaccaG GCAGGGATATGCGACAACAGCACAAAGTGCAGTTAGGGGAGGAGCAGCCACCATAAGCGGCGGCAAGATGGGGCCAAAGACGACGGAAGAGAAGGCGGCGGCTGCGGAGAAGGTGTCATGGGTCCCAGATCCAGTCACCGGGTACTACAAACCAGAGAACATCAAAGATATTGATGTAGCTGACCTTAGAGCTACCCTTTTGACAAAAAAGTTCAAccattaa
- the LOC140176899 gene encoding uncharacterized protein has product MIELQAEVKRLAELSTQNSKKEEGNSQGSTQGGTDLIGVNPPKEKLTLDNPFSEEIMNYQMLKHFTLPSSLEPYKGIGDPRAHIKKFQSMMFFNGPNNDPVLCRAFPTYLDGAALLWFLKLPAGSIASFEELARSFIDHFAAARIYVHGSDYLSTIHQGPQESLKDYMTRFTDATMEIPDLNPAVHLHALKAGLRPGKFREIIAVTKPKTLEEFRKRVVGQMEIEEICEADKTEKRPRRKDNRTPRSVSTKDLGKPFKLTPKFDNYTRFNTKRKKIIKEILNAKIIKPPAIAGSYQNQQFVDKSKHYAFHQKYGHTTDECVIAKDLLERLARQGLLDKYIEGRKHKESNKDERQQTSASKDANNNPPKGVINCISGGFAGGGETTSARKWSYRAMLAIKGTTPPNIKNTPDLEITFNQTDICSAAPHLDDPVVISIQTGDLVVRKVLLDPGSSADVLFYSTFSKMNLSEKLIQPSSGELVGFSGERVPIKGYIWLRTTMGDNPLSRTLDIQYLIVDCPSPYNIILGRPALNMFRVVISTYHLCVKFQAQGGKIATIHSDCQQARQCYNASLKRSDTSQKQREVQSIHGTEVLSLAKLDPRGDTQERPQPADELQKIQLTHTPEQVTYIGQALQGQQRSDLIRLLQANADLFAWTPADMPGINPDVICHKLATNRTSRPIAQKKRNLGAEKSRAALEETEKLLKANFIKEIRFTTWLSNVVMILMHPEDQSKTAFITEHGNFCYRVMPFGLKNVGATYQRLMDKVFRH; this is encoded by the exons ATGATCGAGCTGCAAGCGGAAGTCAAAAGGCTAGCAGAGCTATCAACCCAAAACAGCAAAAAAGAGGAGGGCAATTCCCAGGGCTCAACCCAAGGCGGCACCGATCTGATAGGTGTCAACCCTCCCAAGGAGAAACTGACCTTGGACAACCCATTCTCTGAAGAAATCATGAATTATCAAATGCTGAAGCATTTTACACTCCCCTCCTCTTTGGAGCCATACAAGGGGATTGGTGACCCCCGGGCTcacattaaaaaatttcaatctatgatgttttttaacggACCTAATAACGATCCTGTGCTTTGCAGAGCTTTCCCTACCTACCTTGACGGAGCTGCTTTGCTTTGGTTTTTGAAATTACCTGCAGGGTCAATTGCCTCCTTTGAGGAGCTAGCAAGGTCTTTCATCGACCACTTCGCAGCTGCACGGATCTACGTACACGGATCGGACTATCTTAGCACCATCCACCAGGGTCCCCAAGAAAGCTTGAAGGATTATATGACCAGGTTCACAGACGCCACCATGGAAATACCTGATCTCAATCCCGCCGTCCACCTACATGCCCTCAAAGCCGGTCTCCGACCCGGAAAGTTCAGAGAAATAATCGCGGTTACAAAACCAAAGACACTAGAAGAATTTCGGAAAAGAGTAGTGGGACAAATGGAGATTGAAGAAATCTGTGAGGCCGACAAAACTGAAAAAAGACCAAGAAGGAAAGACAACAGAACACCCAGATCGGTGAGCACTAAAGACCTCGGCAAACCATTTAAGCTCACCCCAAAATTCGACAACTACACCAGATTCAACACGAAGAGGAAAAAGATAATCAAAGAAATACTCAACGCCAAGATTATAAAACCACCAGCCATAGCTGGGAGCTACCAAAATCAGCAATTCGTCGACAAGAGCAAACACTATGCCTTCCACCAAAAATATGGTCACACAACCGACGAGTGCGTGATAGCCAAAGATCTCCTAGAAAGATTAGCGCGGCAGGGCCTACTAGATAAGTACATTGAAGGACGGAAGCACAAAGAGAGCAACAAAGACGAACGCCAACAAACCTCCGCAAGCAAAGACGCCAACAACAACCCACCTAAAGGGGTGATAAACTGCATATCCGGGGGATTCGCGGGAGGCGGCGAAACAACCTCGGCACGGAAGTGGAGCTACCGTGCAATGCTAGCAATTAAAGGAACAACTCCACCAAACATCAAAAACACGCCTGACTTAGAAATCACTTTCAACCAAACTGACATATGCTCGGCCGCCCCTCACTTAGACGATCCAGTGGTAATCTCTATCCAAACAGGCGACCTTGTGGTAAGAAAAGTCCTTTTGGACCCAGGTAGTAGCGCAGATGTCCTCTTTTactccactttttcaaaaatgaaCTTATCTGAAAAACTAATACAACCCTCCTCTGGAGAATTAGTAGGATTCTCTGGTGAAAGAGTGCCGATTAAAGGTTATATATGGCTAAGAACAACGATGGGAGATAACCCGTTATCAAGGACCTTAGACATACAATACCTAATAGTTGACTGCCCTAGTCCTTACAACATTATTCTCGGAAGACCTGCTCTGAATATGTTCAGAGTAGTTATATCTACTTATCATCTATGTGTTAAATTTCAGGCACAAGGCGGCAAGATAGCAACAATACATTCTGACTGTCAACAAGCTCGGCAATGCTATAATGCAAGCCTAAAAAGATCGGACACAAGCCAGAAACAACGTGAAGTCCAATCAATACATGGCACGGAAGTCTTGTCCCTGGCCAAACTTGATCCTCGAGGAGACACCCAAGAAAGACCTCAACCAGCAGATGAGCTCCAGAAGATTCAACTGACTCACACACCGGAACAGGTAACGTACATCGGTCAAGCACTACAGGGACAACAAAGGTCGGATCTGATAAGATTATTACAAGCCAATGCTGACCTATTCGCCTGGACCCCGGCAGACATGCCCGGCATAAACCCAGACGTAATCTGCCACAAACTAGCTACTAACAGGACAAGCCGACCTATAGCACAGAAAAAGAGAAACCTCGGGGCAGAAAAATCAAGGGCAGCCTTAGAGGAAACAGAGAAGCTCCTTAAAGCCAACTTCATCAAAGAAATCCGCTTCACCACGTGGCTCTCAaacgtggtaatg atcctcatgcatcctgaaGACCAAAGCAAGACAGCATTTATAACTGAGCATGGTAATTTCTGTTATAGAGTTATGCCATTTGGTCTAAAGAATGTAGGTGCAACCTATCAACGACTGATGGACAAAGTATTCCGGCACTAA